A region of uncultured Desulfobacter sp. DNA encodes the following proteins:
- a CDS encoding Druantia anti-phage system protein DruA → MDNDIVLTYRGRSATKADIEFIRLLIDDNPTASRRALSQILCREWNWVQANGSLRDMIARGFMLELHRNGHINLPARKHNPPNPFLNRKKPEQPEIDQTPVTMTLREISPLDIVLVKNTPNEPLFNSLIEHHHYLGYCHPVGEQLKYMVFADKRPVACFSWSSAPRHIGARDRHIGWKKQHRDHNLRYIAYNSRFLILPWFRVPHLASWLLGYMARNLSRDWERIYCHPVYYLETFVDTELFAGTCYKAANWHYLGDTTGRGKQENRHIKTRSIKAVWGYPLIRDFRQLMTRLPNGSAEPDRRRA, encoded by the coding sequence ATGGACAACGACATTGTACTCACATACCGTGGCAGAAGCGCGACTAAGGCTGATATTGAATTTATCAGGCTGTTGATCGACGACAATCCCACAGCAAGCCGCCGCGCTCTGTCACAGATATTGTGCCGGGAATGGAACTGGGTTCAGGCCAACGGCAGCCTTCGTGATATGATCGCCCGGGGATTTATGCTTGAACTCCATAGAAACGGGCATATTAATCTTCCGGCCAGAAAACACAACCCGCCCAACCCGTTTTTAAACCGCAAAAAGCCGGAACAACCGGAAATCGATCAAACCCCGGTGACGATGACGCTCAGGGAAATAAGCCCCCTTGATATTGTACTGGTAAAAAACACACCCAATGAACCTTTATTTAACAGCTTGATTGAGCATCATCATTACCTGGGATATTGCCATCCTGTGGGAGAGCAACTTAAATATATGGTCTTTGCCGACAAACGGCCGGTGGCATGTTTTTCATGGTCATCGGCACCCCGGCATATCGGTGCCAGAGACCGACATATCGGCTGGAAGAAACAGCACCGGGATCACAACCTTCGCTATATCGCCTATAACAGCCGGTTTCTGATCCTGCCCTGGTTCCGGGTACCTCACCTGGCCTCATGGTTGTTAGGGTATATGGCCAGGAATTTGTCCAGGGACTGGGAGCGTATTTACTGCCATCCGGTCTATTATCTCGAGACATTTGTTGACACCGAATTATTTGCCGGCACCTGTTATAAAGCGGCAAACTGGCACTATCTGGGTGATACCACCGGACGGGGGAAACAGGAAAACAGGCATATAAAAACCCGCTCCATCAAGGCGGTCTGGGGATATCCCCTGATCCGCGATTTTCGACAACTCATGACAAGGCTCCCCAATGGAAGCGCTGAACCTGACAGAAGACGAGCTTGA
- a CDS encoding IS66 family transposase, with protein MEALNLTEDELDALIERAESGRLADGDVDTIKAMINAVKVLSRAVSDKASSIKKLLAMVFGPKTEKKDKVLKNRPPGTRNQDKSTTIKGHGRRAADDFTGADRQSVTHGDLKHKDTCPECLKGIVYRLKKPGRVICFTGQVPVTATVYELEKLRCNLCGMVFTAKAPENRTGRDYDASALAMIAILKYGCGFPWSRLEKLQESFGIPLPATTQWDKSETAADLIYPVFRELAYQAAQGEVFHNDDTTMKILSLMKENKDRTAGERTGIFTTGIISRFDDGRQIALFYTGRNHAGENISDLYRKRDAGRPAPLQMCDALSRNISEAFKAILCNCLTHARRNFVDEIDNFPDEAAYVIEMLAEVYCIDARTKEQKMSPDQRLVYHKKHSGPLMTELEAWLNRQTDENLVEPNSGLGKAITYMKNHWAKLTRFLEIPGAPLDNNICEQSLKRCIQHRKNSLFYRTEHGAFIGDMFMSLIHTCRLMRINPLDYLVTLIQNSSALFKDPSKWLPWNYKDNAL; from the coding sequence ATGGAAGCGCTGAACCTGACAGAAGACGAGCTTGATGCGCTGATTGAACGGGCGGAATCCGGTCGTCTTGCCGATGGGGATGTTGATACAATCAAGGCCATGATCAATGCCGTCAAAGTCTTGAGCCGGGCGGTCAGTGACAAGGCATCCTCCATTAAAAAGCTTTTGGCCATGGTGTTCGGCCCAAAGACCGAAAAAAAGGATAAAGTTCTCAAAAATCGGCCTCCCGGAACCCGAAATCAAGATAAATCAACGACTATAAAGGGACATGGCAGACGGGCTGCCGACGATTTCACAGGTGCCGACCGACAATCGGTTACCCATGGAGACCTCAAACATAAAGACACCTGTCCCGAATGCCTCAAAGGGATTGTTTATCGACTCAAAAAACCGGGCCGGGTCATCTGTTTTACCGGTCAGGTACCGGTAACGGCTACCGTTTATGAACTGGAAAAACTCCGCTGCAATCTGTGTGGCATGGTCTTTACGGCAAAAGCTCCAGAAAACAGAACCGGTAGAGATTATGATGCCAGTGCCCTGGCAATGATTGCCATTCTTAAGTATGGCTGTGGTTTTCCCTGGAGCCGGCTGGAAAAACTTCAGGAAAGTTTTGGTATACCACTTCCTGCCACCACCCAGTGGGATAAGTCCGAAACTGCTGCAGACCTCATCTATCCGGTTTTCCGTGAACTGGCTTATCAAGCAGCCCAGGGAGAGGTTTTTCACAATGATGATACCACCATGAAAATCTTGTCTCTGATGAAGGAAAACAAGGACAGAACAGCAGGTGAAAGAACCGGGATATTTACCACGGGAATCATCTCCCGATTCGATGATGGCAGACAGATTGCGCTGTTCTATACCGGACGAAATCATGCGGGTGAAAACATCAGCGATCTTTACAGGAAAAGAGATGCCGGCAGACCGGCACCGCTTCAGATGTGTGACGCCCTGTCACGCAATATTAGTGAAGCGTTCAAGGCGATTTTGTGCAATTGCCTGACACACGCCCGCAGGAATTTTGTAGATGAGATTGACAATTTTCCTGATGAAGCCGCCTATGTCATTGAAATGCTCGCTGAAGTTTACTGTATAGACGCCAGGACCAAAGAGCAGAAAATGTCACCAGACCAACGGCTAGTCTATCATAAAAAACACAGCGGTCCTCTGATGACAGAACTTGAAGCCTGGTTGAATCGCCAGACGGATGAAAATCTGGTGGAGCCGAACTCCGGGCTTGGCAAGGCAATCACGTACATGAAAAACCACTGGGCCAAATTGACGCGGTTTTTGGAGATACCGGGGGCTCCTCTGGATAATAATATTTGTGAACAAAGCTTGAAACGCTGCATTCAACACCGGAAAAACTCATTGTTTTACCGAACAGAGCATGGCGCCTTCATTGGAGACATGTTCATGAGTTTGATCCATACCTGCCGCCTGATGCGAATCAATCCGCTTGATTACCTGGTTACCCTGATACAAAATTCTTCCGCCTTATTCAAAGACCCTTCCAAATGGTTGCCTTGGAATTATAAGGACAACGCTCTGTAG
- a CDS encoding IS66 family transposase, with protein MEALNLTEDELDALIERAESGRLADGDVDTIKAMINAVKVLSRAVSDKASSIKKLLAMVFGPKTEKKDKVLKNRPPGTRNQDKSTTIKGHGRRAADDFTGADRQSVTHGDLKHKDTCPECLKGIVYRLKKPGRVICFTGQVPVTATVYELEKLRCNLCGMVFTAKAPENRTGRDYDASALAMIAILKYGCGFPWSRLEKLQESFGIPLPATTQWDKSETAADLIYPVFRELAYQAAQGEVFHNDDTTMKILSLMKENKDRTAGERTGIFTTGIISRFDDGRQIALFYTGRNHAGENISDLYRKRDAGRPAPLQMCDALSRNISEAFKAILCNCLTHARRNFVDEIDNFPDEAAYVIEMLAEVYCIDARTKEQKMSPDQRLVYHKKHSGPLMTELEAWLNRQTDENLVEPNSGLGKAITYMKNHWAKLTRFLEIPGAPLDNNICEQSLKRCIQHRKNSLFYRTEHGAFIGDMFMSLIHTCRLMRINPLDYLVTLIQNSSALFKDPSKWLPWNYKDNAL; from the coding sequence ATGGAAGCGCTGAACCTGACAGAAGACGAGCTTGATGCGCTGATTGAACGGGCGGAATCCGGTCGTCTTGCCGATGGGGATGTTGATACAATCAAGGCCATGATCAATGCCGTCAAAGTCTTGAGCCGGGCGGTCAGTGACAAGGCATCCTCCATTAAAAAGCTTTTGGCCATGGTGTTCGGCCCAAAGACCGAAAAAAAGGATAAAGTTCTCAAAAATCGGCCTCCCGGAACCCGAAATCAAGATAAATCAACGACTATAAAGGGACATGGCAGACGGGCTGCCGACGATTTCACAGGTGCCGACCGACAATCGGTTACCCATGGAGACCTCAAACATAAAGACACCTGTCCCGAATGCCTCAAAGGGATTGTTTATCGACTCAAAAAACCGGGCCGGGTCATCTGTTTTACCGGTCAGGTACCGGTAACGGCTACCGTTTATGAACTGGAAAAACTCCGCTGCAATCTGTGTGGCATGGTCTTTACGGCAAAAGCTCCAGAAAACAGAACCGGTAGAGATTATGATGCCAGTGCCCTGGCAATGATTGCCATTCTTAAGTATGGCTGTGGTTTTCCCTGGAGCCGGCTGGAAAAACTTCAGGAAAGTTTTGGTATACCACTTCCTGCCACCACCCAGTGGGATAAGTCCGAAACTGCTGCAGACCTCATCTATCCGGTTTTCCGTGAACTGGCTTATCAAGCAGCCCAGGGAGAGGTTTTTCACAATGATGATACCACCATGAAAATCTTGTCTCTGATGAAGGAAAACAAGGATAGAACAGCAGGTGAAAGAACCGGGATATTTACCACGGGAATCATCTCCCGATTCGATGATGGCAGACAGATTGCGCTGTTCTATACCGGACGAAATCATGCGGGTGAAAACATCAGCGATCTTTACAGGAAAAGAGATGCCGGCAGACCGGCACCGCTTCAGATGTGTGACGCCCTGTCACGCAATATTAGTGAAGCGTTCAAGGCGATTTTGTGCAATTGCCTGACACACGCCCGCAGGAATTTTGTAGATGAGATTGACAATTTTCCTGATGAAGCCGCCTATGTCATTGAAATGCTCGCTGAAGTTTACTGTATAGACGCCAGGACCAAAGAGCAGAAAATGTCACCAGACCAACGGCTAGTCTATCATAAAAAACACAGCGGTCCTCTGATGACAGAACTTGAAGCCTGGTTGAATCGCCAGACGGATGAAAATCTGGTGGAGCCGAACTCCGGGCTTGGCAAGGCAATCACGTACATGAAAAACCACTGGGCCAAATTGACGCGGTTTTTGGAGATACCGGGGGCTCCTCTGGATAATAATATTTGTGAACAAAGCTTGAAACGCTGCATTCAACACCGGAAAAACTCATTGTTTTACCGAACAGAGCATGGCGCCTTCATTGGAGACATGTTCATGAGTTTGATCCATACCTGCCGCCTGATGCGAATCAATCCGCTTGATTACCTGGTCACCCTGATACAAAATTCTTCCGCCTTATTCAAAGACCCTTCCAAATGGTTGCCTTGGAATTATAAGGACAACGCTCTGTAG
- a CDS encoding helix-turn-helix domain-containing protein produces MLSEALRNESLFCKLYKIDLSTAERYREMKCPHCKGPLYYANYPRKPRGEPEGLSEEYFLQFSLCCGKEGCRRRLIPPTCRFLGKNIYWYAVIITIVSDWQHATDGIPISRLAEKVGISRNTLKRWINLFKEIFPESHSWKKIRGRVSPAIKNDTLPGSLLNFYRNQFPSIEKALIRCLSFLSQGSEMSQNIRAG; encoded by the coding sequence ATGCTATCAGAAGCACTAAGAAACGAAAGCCTTTTTTGTAAGCTATACAAGATAGACCTATCAACCGCTGAACGGTATCGAGAAATGAAGTGTCCCCACTGCAAAGGGCCACTGTATTATGCCAATTACCCACGCAAACCCCGTGGAGAACCAGAAGGACTATCTGAAGAATATTTTTTACAATTCAGTTTATGTTGCGGCAAGGAGGGGTGTCGGCGCCGTTTGATTCCTCCAACCTGCCGTTTTTTGGGAAAAAATATATACTGGTATGCCGTAATTATTACAATTGTATCTGACTGGCAGCATGCGACCGACGGCATTCCGATTTCCAGGCTTGCTGAAAAAGTCGGTATCTCCCGTAACACCCTTAAACGCTGGATCAATTTATTTAAAGAGATCTTTCCAGAAAGCCATTCATGGAAAAAAATTCGGGGCCGAGTGTCGCCAGCTATAAAAAATGACACCCTGCCCGGCAGTCTGCTCAATTTTTATCGGAACCAATTCCCATCCATCGAAAAAGCGTTGATACGCTGTTTGTCATTTTTATCCCAAGGTAGCGAAATGTCGCAAAATATAAGGGCGGGGTAA
- the tnpB gene encoding IS66 family insertion sequence element accessory protein TnpB (TnpB, as the term is used for proteins encoded by IS66 family insertion elements, is considered an accessory protein, since TnpC, encoded by a neighboring gene, is a DDE family transposase.), with product MIQVTPHMRILLAPEPVDFRKGIDGLASICRKVLQSDPFSGYLFVFINRRRTAIKVLCYDSQGFWLCQKRLSKGRFNWWPKRDQSAGRCLEAHELQMLLWNGDPFHTRAAPVWRKLSV from the coding sequence ATGATCCAGGTCACACCACATATGCGGATACTGCTTGCTCCGGAGCCCGTAGATTTTCGAAAAGGAATCGACGGCCTGGCCAGTATATGCCGAAAGGTCCTGCAATCAGATCCCTTTTCAGGATACCTGTTCGTATTTATTAACCGAAGACGAACGGCCATCAAGGTTTTATGCTATGACAGCCAGGGGTTCTGGCTTTGCCAAAAGCGGCTCTCCAAGGGGCGTTTCAACTGGTGGCCCAAAAGGGATCAGTCTGCCGGCCGGTGTCTTGAAGCGCATGAGCTTCAGATGCTGCTTTGGAATGGTGATCCGTTTCATACCCGGGCTGCTCCCGTATGGCGAAAACTGTCCGTATAA
- the istB gene encoding IS21-like element helper ATPase IstB — translation MSMTITEIEKQLKVLRLSGMLATLESRALQANQSNAGMVEALSWLIQDELDHRSSSLRQRRFKASGLDEMKTLTEFDWGFNPKLPKKEIYELVTAKFIQNGEDALLIGSPGTGKSHIAKTIAHASVQLFQKTVYREAHVFFEDMFEAEQIQNRKKVFKLFTQADLLVIDDLFLRKKMPKDAADYLLDVIINRYARRKSTVITSNRPIEDWGLLLKDNAASSAILDRLLHHGHLLKFEGKSYRLKEAAQRLSRLPNNKEG, via the coding sequence ATGAGTATGACAATCACAGAAATCGAAAAACAATTAAAGGTTCTCAGGCTGAGCGGTATGCTGGCAACACTTGAAAGCCGGGCCTTGCAGGCCAATCAGTCTAATGCAGGTATGGTTGAGGCATTATCCTGGCTGATTCAAGATGAGCTGGACCATCGTTCATCCAGCTTAAGACAGCGCCGGTTTAAGGCTTCTGGGCTTGATGAGATGAAAACATTGACAGAATTTGACTGGGGTTTTAATCCCAAACTCCCCAAAAAGGAGATTTATGAGCTGGTGACAGCCAAGTTCATACAAAACGGCGAAGATGCCCTGCTGATAGGTTCCCCGGGTACTGGGAAGAGCCATATTGCCAAAACCATCGCCCATGCGTCCGTCCAATTGTTCCAGAAAACGGTTTACCGGGAAGCCCATGTTTTTTTTGAAGACATGTTTGAGGCTGAGCAGATTCAAAATCGAAAAAAGGTCTTCAAACTGTTTACACAGGCGGATCTTTTGGTTATTGATGATTTGTTCCTCCGGAAGAAAATGCCTAAAGATGCAGCTGACTACCTGCTGGATGTCATCATTAACCGATATGCCAGAAGGAAAAGTACCGTGATCACTTCCAATCGACCCATTGAAGACTGGGGTCTGCTTCTAAAAGACAATGCAGCATCATCGGCCATACTGGACCGGTTGCTTCACCATGGTCATCTGCTGAAATTTGAAGGGAAGAGTTACCGGCTCAAAGAGGCCGCCCAGAGGCTCTCCCGGCTGCCCAATAATAAAGAGGGATGA
- a CDS encoding IS3 family transposase (programmed frameshift), whose translation MRKNYSGKFKAKVAVEVIKEQNTISELASKYEVHRSLLTRWKKEALEGLPNLFSTAQKDRKESHDTQNLIEDLYKQIGQLSVENDWLKKKVERSVADRRRLVDKKHPEISITRQCELLQISKGVLYYKPKLVDSYTLTLMDLLDEQHTRTPFYGSRRLTAYLNALGHPVNRKRIQRLMKLMRIEAIYPKPQTTKRNENHKIYPYLLKDVVIDRPDHVWSTDITYIRIGNGFMYLTAVIDWFSRYVLSWRLSNTLENTFCIEVLEEALCLSKPEIFNTDQGSQYTSLKFLSILKEREIRISMDSKGRALDNVFVERLWRTIKYEEVYLKDYRTMREAQSSLKAFINFYNKERLHQALGYKAPASVYRTA comes from the exons ATGAGAAAGAATTACAGCGGAAAGTTCAAAGCAAAAGTTGCGGTTGAGGTGATTAAGGAACAAAACACGATTTCTGAGCTGGCATCTAAATACGAAGTTCACCGATCATTGCTGACCAGGTGGAAGAAGGAGGCTCTGGAGGGGCTTCCCAATCTCTTCTCAACAGCCCAGAAGGACAGAAAGGAAAGTCACGACACACAAAACCTGATAGAAGATTTATACAAACAGATCGGTCAGCTCAGCGTTGAGAATGACTGGTTAAAAAAAAAGGTTGAGAGA TCAGTAGCTGACAGAAGACGCCTGGTTGACAAAAAACATCCTGAGATCAGCATTACCAGACAGTGTGAACTGCTACAAATTTCAAAAGGGGTCCTGTATTACAAGCCGAAGCTTGTAGATTCATATACTCTTACCCTGATGGATCTGTTGGATGAGCAGCACACCAGGACCCCTTTTTACGGGAGTCGGCGGTTGACCGCTTACCTCAATGCCCTCGGCCATCCGGTTAACCGGAAACGAATTCAGCGGTTGATGAAACTAATGCGGATAGAAGCCATCTATCCCAAACCCCAAACTACAAAAAGGAATGAAAATCATAAGATATACCCATACTTACTGAAAGATGTCGTCATTGACAGGCCGGACCATGTCTGGAGCACAGATATTACCTATATCAGAATCGGGAACGGCTTCATGTACCTGACTGCGGTGATAGATTGGTTCAGTCGCTACGTGCTGTCATGGCGGCTCAGCAACACCCTTGAAAACACGTTTTGCATAGAGGTCTTGGAAGAGGCTCTCTGCCTTTCTAAACCTGAAATTTTCAATACTGATCAAGGGAGTCAGTATACCTCATTGAAATTCTTGTCTATTTTGAAAGAGAGGGAGATTCGAATCAGCATGGATTCAAAAGGGAGAGCGCTGGACAACGTTTTTGTTGAACGATTATGGAGAACCATCAAGTATGAGGAGGTTTATCTGAAGGATTACCGGACAATGAGGGAGGCTCAGAGCTCCTTAAAGGCCTTTATTAACTTCTATAATAAGGAAAGGCTGCATCAAGCCCTGGGGTACAAGGCGCCAGCATCCGTTTATCGAACCGCATGA
- the istA gene encoding IS21 family transposase: MNVLKPQKRAAMTTLLNQNVSQREISRNTGIDRKTIRKYIQQNDLGRIQNPPPVAISNSPTLATGRIENPPSRPPVYSVDAKQIPFHARSACEPHRQWIEKQVRLGRNAMSIYQDLVELFSFNHKYNNVKRFVRKLKHKAPKQFDRLEFLPGEEAQVDYGQGALTMGPSGKYQRPRLFVMTLKYSRRSFRKVVWKSSQETWAKLHEEAFRYFGGCVQYVVLDNLKEGVIKPDIYEPELNPVYAAMLNHYGVVADPARVRDPNRKGTVENAVQHTQDTGLKGRRFDTIEEQNEWLMHWEEVWASKRIHGRMKRQVEQMFQEEKPHLHALPLKGFDYFRQETRTVYDDGTVQVDQSYYSALPAPLHEDVIVRIYEYDVEIIDPRTMEKIRTHVKSDRPGRVKMMPEDRIFNPSRQTTYLLNKAESIGPQTRLLCELIFREQGRTGQRRLQGIVNLARKHEAGCIESAAIIAIEKGLRSYKSFCRLVENQKISVPIQDGSRICQAHKLIRPSDDYGRFFNTFAAGNPPAISKEDLPKVWQNADWLKVLTVFGLEPQTHKNNEIWIKSPFSEEKNASLHMQSGQNVYKDFSSGKGGGILNFCQDLLALRGKQMNCYEVAAWMVDQGVSILNQTATVGQKPVQKQSSANPPVAVDLQPYLQSSHPVLDKRGISSQACRYLGCGYLPEREHGKRSPLNGRLVFQVRGVNQDLKPVVLSHVGRALTEEQSADDGRYWGFPFSKKLEIYNQDKLLLDPGAKKQVEQHGLTLVEGFFDVAALVSAGCLNAGAIMGAHLCEEQVRRLQFLASHINISIVNLFLDRDRAGKEGALKAASLLEQHGFIVSVFNWDQKFERPGCLPVGITSGIKDPADMSGSQLRYLRKTGII; encoded by the coding sequence ATGAACGTTTTGAAACCACAAAAACGAGCAGCAATGACCACCTTGCTCAACCAGAATGTCAGTCAGCGTGAAATAAGCAGAAATACCGGCATAGACCGTAAAACAATCCGGAAATACATTCAGCAAAATGATCTTGGGCGAATTCAAAATCCTCCACCGGTGGCCATTTCAAATTCCCCCACCCTGGCCACCGGCCGGATTGAGAATCCCCCATCCCGGCCACCGGTGTATTCAGTGGACGCAAAACAGATACCGTTCCATGCACGATCTGCCTGCGAACCGCACCGGCAATGGATAGAAAAACAGGTCCGGTTAGGCCGGAATGCGATGTCCATCTACCAGGACCTGGTGGAGTTGTTCAGTTTTAACCATAAATACAACAACGTAAAGCGATTTGTCCGCAAGTTAAAGCACAAAGCCCCCAAACAGTTCGACCGGCTTGAATTTTTACCAGGAGAAGAAGCCCAGGTGGATTATGGCCAAGGCGCCTTGACCATGGGGCCATCCGGCAAATACCAACGGCCTCGACTTTTTGTCATGACCCTGAAGTACTCCCGCCGTTCCTTCCGTAAGGTTGTCTGGAAGTCCAGCCAAGAGACATGGGCCAAGCTGCATGAAGAGGCTTTCCGGTATTTTGGCGGTTGTGTTCAGTACGTGGTTTTGGACAACTTAAAGGAAGGTGTCATAAAACCGGACATCTATGAACCGGAGTTGAATCCGGTTTATGCGGCCATGCTCAACCACTATGGTGTGGTGGCAGATCCGGCCCGGGTGAGAGATCCCAACCGCAAGGGCACTGTTGAAAATGCGGTCCAGCATACCCAGGATACGGGGTTGAAGGGGCGGCGGTTCGACACCATTGAGGAGCAGAATGAATGGTTGATGCACTGGGAGGAAGTCTGGGCATCAAAGCGGATACACGGCCGGATGAAGCGGCAGGTCGAACAAATGTTTCAGGAAGAAAAGCCCCACCTGCATGCCTTGCCGCTGAAAGGATTTGATTACTTTAGGCAGGAAACCCGGACAGTCTATGATGACGGCACTGTCCAGGTGGATCAATCCTATTATTCAGCACTTCCGGCACCTCTGCATGAAGATGTCATCGTCCGAATTTATGAATATGATGTCGAGATCATTGATCCCCGGACCATGGAAAAAATTCGCACCCATGTCAAAAGTGACCGGCCGGGAAGGGTTAAGATGATGCCGGAGGACAGAATTTTCAATCCATCCCGGCAAACAACCTACCTTTTAAATAAGGCTGAAAGCATAGGACCGCAGACCCGGCTGCTGTGCGAACTGATTTTCAGGGAACAGGGGAGGACAGGACAGCGCCGGCTGCAGGGGATCGTTAACCTTGCCAGAAAGCATGAGGCCGGTTGCATTGAGTCTGCTGCAATAATAGCCATCGAAAAAGGTCTGCGAAGCTACAAATCATTCTGTCGACTGGTTGAAAACCAGAAAATATCAGTCCCCATCCAGGATGGAAGCCGCATATGTCAGGCGCATAAACTGATCCGACCATCAGATGATTATGGCCGGTTTTTCAACACATTTGCTGCCGGCAACCCGCCTGCAATCTCAAAAGAGGACCTTCCGAAGGTATGGCAAAATGCTGATTGGCTGAAAGTTCTGACTGTCTTCGGTCTTGAGCCCCAAACGCATAAAAATAATGAAATCTGGATTAAGTCCCCTTTTTCAGAGGAAAAGAACGCCTCATTGCATATGCAATCCGGGCAGAATGTGTACAAGGATTTCAGCAGCGGCAAAGGCGGCGGCATACTCAATTTCTGCCAGGATCTGTTGGCCCTTCGCGGCAAACAGATGAACTGCTATGAAGTGGCTGCATGGATGGTTGATCAAGGGGTTTCTATTTTGAATCAGACTGCGACCGTTGGGCAAAAGCCGGTCCAAAAGCAGAGCAGTGCAAATCCGCCGGTGGCTGTGGACCTGCAGCCGTATTTGCAATCTTCGCATCCGGTGCTGGATAAGCGGGGCATCTCCAGTCAAGCCTGCCGGTACCTGGGATGCGGTTACCTGCCGGAAAGAGAGCACGGTAAGCGTTCCCCATTAAACGGCAGGCTGGTTTTTCAGGTACGTGGCGTTAATCAGGATTTAAAACCTGTTGTGTTGAGCCATGTGGGACGTGCATTGACAGAGGAACAGTCAGCCGACGACGGCAGGTACTGGGGTTTTCCATTTTCTAAAAAGCTGGAGATATACAACCAGGACAAGCTGCTTCTGGACCCTGGGGCCAAAAAACAGGTTGAGCAACACGGTCTGACCCTTGTGGAAGGCTTCTTTGATGTGGCGGCCCTCGTGTCGGCCGGTTGCCTGAATGCAGGTGCCATAATGGGGGCGCATCTGTGTGAGGAACAGGTTCGCCGGCTCCAATTTTTAGCGTCGCATATCAACATCAGCATCGTCAATCTCTTCCTGGACCGGGATAGAGCAGGCAAGGAAGGGGCCTTAAAGGCTGCATCATTATTGGAGCAACATGGATTTATCGTAAGCGTATTTAACTGGGATCAGAAATTTGAGCGGCCGGGATGTTTGCCCGTGGGAATAACGTCAGGCATCAAAGATCCGGCTGATATGTCCGGATCTCAGCTCAGATACTTAAGAAAAACAGGCATAATTTAA
- the tnpB gene encoding IS66 family insertion sequence element accessory protein TnpB (TnpB, as the term is used for proteins encoded by IS66 family insertion elements, is considered an accessory protein, since TnpC, encoded by a neighboring gene, is a DDE family transposase.), with product MIQVTPHMRILLAPEPVDFRKGIDGLASICRKVLQSDPFSGYLFVFINRRRTAIKVLCYDSQGFWLCQKRLSKGRFNWWPKRDQSAGRCLEAHELQMLLWNGDPFHTRAAPVWRKLSV from the coding sequence ATGATTCAGGTCACACCACATATGCGGATACTGCTTGCTCCGGAACCCGTAGATTTTCGAAAAGGAATCGACGGCCTGGCCAGTATATGCCGAAAGGTCCTGCAATCAGATCCCTTTTCAGGATACCTGTTCGTATTTATTAACCGAAGACGAACGGCCATCAAGGTTTTATGCTATGACAGCCAGGGGTTCTGGCTTTGCCAAAAGCGGCTCTCCAAGGGGCGTTTCAACTGGTGGCCCAAAAGGGATCAGTCTGCCGGCCGGTGTCTTGAAGCGCATGAGCTTCAGATGCTGCTTTGGAATGGTGATCCGTTTCATACCCGGGCTGCTCCCGTATGGCGAAAACTGTCCGTATAA